The Streptomyces sp. NBC_00569 genomic sequence GACCTCGGCGACGCCGTACGCGGCGCGCGCCCTGTTCGAGGAGAGGCCCACGACCGCCCAGGTGTCACCGAGCTCCGTGAGGATCCTGCGGACCGTCTCCTGATCGCCGTACATGCGCTGCCTCCTGGGGGTCGACGGGTGTTCACCGTGATCAACAGGGCGGTGCCGTGCGGGATTCCCCCGGGACGAGGTCAGAGGAACGTGGCCGCGTGCAGGATGCGGATCATGGTCACCGCGGAGTTCGCCGACGACATCGCCGACACCGCCGTGCCCACGGCTGCCGCCCACGCCGCGAGGCCGATCCCCGTGCCGGCCGGTGGCCAGATGCGCGCCGCAGGGGCCGGGCGCAGAAGGGCCGCGACCCGGCGCGGGACCGGGCCCGGCGCCGCGAGGCCCGCCAGTGTGGGGGCCGGCGCGGCGCGCGAGACGAGGGCGGCCTTGCCGATCGCACGGGCCACGACACGGCGGTCGTGCACGCAGCGCGCCGCGTCCTCGTCGGCCCACCGCTCCGTCGAGTACACCACCGCCGTGCGCAGCGGCAGCAGGAAGGGATTGGCCCGCGCCGCCAACTGCGCCACCAGCAGATGACGGTGGTGCCGGGCCGCCAGGTGGGCCCGCTCGTGCGCGAACAGCGCCCTGCGCTCCGGCCCGGTGAGCACGGCCAGGAGCCCGGTCGTGACCACCACCCGGTCACGGTCCCCACCGGGCAGTGCATACGCGTACGGCACCGTGTCCGGCACGACCGCGACGCCCCGGTCGCGCAGCCCGGCGAGCGCCCGCCGGGCCCGGCGCCGCACCGAGTGGTGCCGGACGACGACCCGCGTACAGGCCACGAGCACGACGGCGAGGGCGGGGATCGCGGCCCTGCCCGCCATCCCGTCGAACGGCACGGCCGCCCGCACCTCGGGGTCCGACCAGCCGTCGGGGAGGGGGTTTCCGGGCAGTTGGGCCGTGCCGACGACCATGAGCAGCGCCAGGCACAGCGTGCTGCACACGGCCATCACCCCCGCGACGGCCGTCAGGAGACGGGTCGCGGTGCGCGGGTGGAGATGCTGCTCGGCCAGGCGCGCCATGGGCCACGCCGTCAGCGGCAGCACCAGCGGCAGGAAGACGAAGACCCCCATCGCCGGCTCAGCCCTCGCCGGTGCCGGGGGCTTCGTCCGGCCGTTCCGCCTGTTCGAGGAGGTCCCGCAGCAGTTGTTCGTCGCCCGGAGGCAGCGCGGTGACGAAGCGGGCGAGGACCGCCTCGCGGTTCGACTCGCCGTCGAGCACCTTGCGCATGCGCAGCGCTGCGAGCCCCGCCCCGTCGGCGGCCGGCGTCCACAGGAAGGAGCGGCCCTGGCGGGCGCGGGTCACCGCGCTCTTGGCGAGGAGCCGCGTCAGGATCGTCACCACGGTCGTGTAGGCGAGGTCGCCGCCGACCCGCTCCTGGACCCAGGCCGCCGTCACCGGGCCCGGCGCCTCGCACAGCGCCGAGAGGACCTGGGCCTCCAGCTCGCCCTGCCCCCGGCGCCGCGGCCGCCGGCCGTCGTGTCCGTCCCGCGTCATGTCCCGTCGCCCTCCGCCCCGGCCGTCACCCACGCATGAGCGCCACATCCTATTCCGCGGGATGCGGGCGCAGGTCAGCCCACGTGGACGCGGGGCCGCCGGGCGGGGTCGGGCTCGGCGCGGCGCAGCACCTCGCGGGTGACCGGTGCGACCTCGCCGTCGCCGAACACCAGGAAGCGCAACAGGTGGCTGACGGGATGGCCCTCGGTCCAGTTGAAGTACGCGTGCGGCACCTCGCCCGTGCGGGCCCGCAGGCTCATGAGGACGGCCGCGATGGTGTTCGGCACGCCCGCGCCCTGGACACGCAGCCGGCGTACGCCGTGCTTCTCGTCGCCGTGGACCTCGACCGGCGCGGTGAAGTCCGACGAGTCGTGGACGAAGACCTCCAGGAAGAGGACGGGCCGCCCGTCCGGGATGTGGGTCTGCTCGCGCTGGCTGTACTCCTTGGCGCGGTACTCGGCCTTGGAGTGCTCGTCGGGCTCGTTCGCGATGATGCGCAGCGGGCCGTGGGCCGCGGCCTCGTCGACGATCCGCGCGGCCGTTGCGTCGAACGTCACCTCGCCCGCCCGCAGTTCGAAGGCGCGGTGCACGCGCGACGCGAACGAGGTGAGGAGGATCCCGACGATGAAGAGGAGGGCGATCTTGATTCCGTCGGGCCGCTCGATGACGTTCGTGACGAGCGTGTACCCGAACACGGCGGTGATCGCCCCGAAGCCGACGGTCGCGGCCTTGCGCCCGCGCGAGCGCACCGCGACCGTCGAGGCGAACGACGCCGACAGCATCAGGACCAGGACACCGGTCGCGTACGCGCCGCTCTGGTCGTCGACGTTCGCGTTGAACCAGAGCGTGATGAAGACGGCGATCGCCATGAACAGGAGCACCAGCGGGCGGACCGCGCGCGTCCACTCCGGGGCCATGCCGTAGCGCGGCAGGTAGCGCGGCACGAGGTTGAGGAGCCCCGCGAGCGCAGAGGCTCCGGCGAACCACAGGATGGCGATGGTCGAGACGTCGTACACGGTGCCGAATCCCTCGCCCAGGTACTGGTGCGCGAGGAACGCGAGGGCGCGGCCGTTGGCCGGGCCGCCGCTCTCGAACGCGGACTGGGGGATGAGGATCGTCGTCGCGAGGCTGGAGAGCAGCAGGAAACCGCTCATGATCAGCGCGGCCGTGGTGAGCAGCTTGCGGGTGTCACGCACCCGTCCCTCGGGACGCGCGTACGTGTCCGTGGCGTCGCCGCGCACCTGGGGCATCACGGCGACGCCCGTCTCGAAGCCGGACATGCCGAGCGCCAGCTTCGGGAAGACGAGAAGCGCCACCCCGATCATGGCGACGGGTGAGGAGTGCGCGGCGGTCATGGCGTCCCACCAGTTGCCGATCTTCACCGGCTCGGTCAGGACGTGCCAGGCGGCGGTCATGAGGACGACCACGTTCAGCATGAGGTAAAGGGCGACGAGCACGACCGCCACCCGTATCGCCTCACGGAAACCCTTGAGGAACACCGCGCCGAGGCCGGCCACCAGGAACAGTGTGATCCAGATGTTCGCGCCGTCGAGCGACGCGGGCGCGAAGGGGTTCTCGACGACGTGCGCCGCGGCGTCGGCCGCCGACAGCGTGATCGTGATCATGAAGTCGGTGGCGGCGAACCCGAGCAGCACGAGGACGAACAGCTTCCCCGCCCACCACGGAAGGAGCCGCTCCAGCATCGCGATGGAACCCTCGCCGTGCGGGGACTCCCTGGCGACGCGGCGGTACACCGGCAGCGCGCCGCCGAGCGTGAGCGCGATCAGGACGAGGGTGGCCAGCGGGGACAGGAGCCCCGCGGCGAGTGCGGCGATGCCCGGCTGATAGCCGAGGGTCGAGAAGTAGTCCACGCCCGTCAGGCACATCACCCGCCACCACGTGTGGCCCTTGTGCTCGGCCGGCGGAGTGCCGTGAGGTCCCGGATGCCGGGCCGTCGTCTCGCTCAGCCCTTCGAGGAGCCAGGACCGCCAGCGTGGGGACGGCGGCCGGACGGCCTCGATCTCGGTCTGCGTGCCGGTCATGGGCGAAACTGCTTTCTGTCGTGCCGGTACGGACCCGGGGGGTGCATCCGCGCAGGAAGCCACGGGAACGGACGTCCCGCGAGCGCTGCGACGACGAGCGAGTATTCACCACCGCGTGGCCGGGGCGACGGGCGGGGGCGAGCGAACCCCGGCACGCGGCATACGCTGGCCGGATGCAGGACGAGTACCGCACCGTGGCCCGTGAGGGCGTGCACGAGACCGAGATCAACCGCTCCCGGTTCCTGTGCGCGCTCGCGCCCGCGGCCACCGAGCGCGAGGCCCAGGACTTCGTGGCGCGCATCCGCAAGGAGCACCCCACGGCGTCCCACAACTGCTACGCGTACGTCATCGGCGCCGACGCCTCCGTGCAGAAGGCGAGCGACGACGGCGAACCGGGCGGCACGGCCGGCGTCCCCATGCTCCAGATGCTCACGCGCCGCGAGATGCGGTACGTCGTCGCCGTCGTGACCCGCTACTACGGAGGCGTGAAGCTCGGCGCGGGCGGCCTCATCCGCGCCTACGGAGGAGCCGTCGGCGAGGCGCTCGACGCGCTGGGCACCCTCACCCGGCGCCGCTTCCGGCTCGCCACCGTCACCGTCGACCACCAGCGCGCCGGCAAGGTGCAGAACGATCTGCGGTCGACGGGACGTGAGGTGCGTGACGTCCATTACGGGGAGGCGGTCACGATCGAGATCGGTCTGCCGGACGCCGACGTGGAAGCGTTCCGCGCGTGGCTGGCCGATGTCACCGCCGGCACCGCGGAGTTCGAGCTCGGGGGAGAGGCGTACGGGGACGCGTGACCGGCTCGGGCGGGCGGGGCGCGTGCGCGGCGGAGCCGGTACCGATACGCCGGTAGCCGCCCGTGATGTCCGACCCGCCCGTTAGTCTCGGGGATCATGAGGCTGCTGCACACTTCCGACTGGCATCTCGGCCGGGCGTTCCACCGGGTGAACATGCTCGGCGCCCAGGCCGAGTTCATCGGTCACCTCGTCGCGACCGTCCGTGAGCGGGGCGTCGACGCGG encodes the following:
- a CDS encoding BlaI/MecI/CopY family transcriptional regulator, whose protein sequence is MTRDGHDGRRPRRRGQGELEAQVLSALCEAPGPVTAAWVQERVGGDLAYTTVVTILTRLLAKSAVTRARQGRSFLWTPAADGAGLAALRMRKVLDGESNREAVLARFVTALPPGDEQLLRDLLEQAERPDEAPGTGEG
- a CDS encoding M56 family metallopeptidase gives rise to the protein MGVFVFLPLVLPLTAWPMARLAEQHLHPRTATRLLTAVAGVMAVCSTLCLALLMVVGTAQLPGNPLPDGWSDPEVRAAVPFDGMAGRAAIPALAVVLVACTRVVVRHHSVRRRARRALAGLRDRGVAVVPDTVPYAYALPGGDRDRVVVTTGLLAVLTGPERRALFAHERAHLAARHHRHLLVAQLAARANPFLLPLRTAVVYSTERWADEDAARCVHDRRVVARAIGKAALVSRAAPAPTLAGLAAPGPVPRRVAALLRPAPAARIWPPAGTGIGLAAWAAAVGTAVSAMSSANSAVTMIRILHAATFL
- a CDS encoding YigZ family protein encodes the protein MQDEYRTVAREGVHETEINRSRFLCALAPAATEREAQDFVARIRKEHPTASHNCYAYVIGADASVQKASDDGEPGGTAGVPMLQMLTRREMRYVVAVVTRYYGGVKLGAGGLIRAYGGAVGEALDALGTLTRRRFRLATVTVDHQRAGKVQNDLRSTGREVRDVHYGEAVTIEIGLPDADVEAFRAWLADVTAGTAEFELGGEAYGDA
- a CDS encoding amino acid transporter, with amino-acid sequence MTGTQTEIEAVRPPSPRWRSWLLEGLSETTARHPGPHGTPPAEHKGHTWWRVMCLTGVDYFSTLGYQPGIAALAAGLLSPLATLVLIALTLGGALPVYRRVARESPHGEGSIAMLERLLPWWAGKLFVLVLLGFAATDFMITITLSAADAAAHVVENPFAPASLDGANIWITLFLVAGLGAVFLKGFREAIRVAVVLVALYLMLNVVVLMTAAWHVLTEPVKIGNWWDAMTAAHSSPVAMIGVALLVFPKLALGMSGFETGVAVMPQVRGDATDTYARPEGRVRDTRKLLTTAALIMSGFLLLSSLATTILIPQSAFESGGPANGRALAFLAHQYLGEGFGTVYDVSTIAILWFAGASALAGLLNLVPRYLPRYGMAPEWTRAVRPLVLLFMAIAVFITLWFNANVDDQSGAYATGVLVLMLSASFASTVAVRSRGRKAATVGFGAITAVFGYTLVTNVIERPDGIKIALLFIVGILLTSFASRVHRAFELRAGEVTFDATAARIVDEAAAHGPLRIIANEPDEHSKAEYRAKEYSQREQTHIPDGRPVLFLEVFVHDSSDFTAPVEVHGDEKHGVRRLRVQGAGVPNTIAAVLMSLRARTGEVPHAYFNWTEGHPVSHLLRFLVFGDGEVAPVTREVLRRAEPDPARRPRVHVG